Proteins from a single region of Labedella gwakjiensis:
- a CDS encoding ABC transporter ATP-binding protein, whose translation MSMESAAWSSLYKISSARDGKHGISRESVRRIFSFAVPYRSKLLIFITLSVVGAFLAVATPVLAGQVVDVIVARGEVSTIVWLAVVIALVAVADAAVSLVTRWYSARIGEGVILDLRTAVFNHVQRMPIAFFTRTRTGALVSRLNNDVIGAQQAFSGTLSGVVTNLVALILTLIVMLSTSWLVTVLAVIMLPLFLVPARRMGRRLAALRREAADHNSAMSTQMTERFSAPGATLVKLFGRPDEEAEEFRVRAARVRDIGVRTAMLQFVFFTALMLVSALALALVYGLGGFLALAGQLDTGEVVTLALLLTRLYAPLTSLANARVEIMSAVVSFERVFEVLDLEPLIQEKPDAAVVPAGPAAVEFDDVRFAYPSADKVSLASLEEVATLDTRGGEEVLHGVSFRIEPGQTVALVGTSGAGKSTIAQLLSRLYDVDSGSVRLAGTDVRDVTFASMRHTLGMVTQDGHLFHETILSNLRLARPEATEDEVWDAVRRARLEPLIRSLPDQLDTMVGERGYRLSGGERQRMTIARLLLAQPRVVILDEATAALDSTSEAAVQAALSEALEGRTAMVIAHRLSTIRSADMILVIEDGSIVERGTHDELLAAGGRYEELHRTQFAVQKAVAADEEALSGT comes from the coding sequence ATGAGCATGGAAAGCGCGGCGTGGAGCTCGCTGTACAAGATCTCCTCCGCCAGGGATGGCAAACACGGCATCTCCCGTGAGTCCGTGCGGCGGATCTTCTCGTTCGCGGTGCCCTACCGGTCCAAGCTGCTGATCTTCATCACCCTCTCGGTCGTCGGGGCCTTCCTCGCCGTCGCGACGCCGGTCCTCGCCGGACAGGTGGTCGACGTCATCGTCGCGCGGGGCGAGGTCTCCACGATCGTGTGGCTCGCCGTCGTCATCGCGCTCGTCGCTGTGGCGGACGCCGCCGTGTCGCTCGTGACGCGCTGGTACTCGGCGCGGATCGGCGAAGGCGTGATCCTGGACCTGCGCACCGCCGTCTTCAACCACGTGCAGAGGATGCCGATCGCGTTCTTCACCCGCACGCGGACCGGTGCCCTCGTGAGCCGACTCAACAACGATGTGATCGGAGCCCAGCAGGCCTTCAGCGGCACGCTCTCCGGCGTCGTCACGAACCTCGTGGCCCTGATCCTCACCCTGATCGTCATGCTCAGCACGTCCTGGCTCGTGACGGTTCTCGCCGTGATCATGCTCCCCCTCTTCCTGGTGCCCGCGCGCCGCATGGGCCGCCGCCTCGCCGCGTTGCGCCGGGAGGCCGCCGACCACAACTCCGCCATGAGCACGCAGATGACCGAGCGCTTCTCGGCCCCCGGCGCCACCCTCGTCAAGCTGTTCGGTCGGCCCGACGAGGAGGCCGAGGAGTTCCGCGTGCGTGCCGCTCGCGTGCGAGACATCGGGGTGCGGACCGCGATGCTGCAGTTCGTCTTCTTCACCGCGCTGATGCTCGTCTCCGCCCTCGCCCTCGCACTCGTCTACGGGCTCGGGGGATTCCTCGCGCTCGCCGGCCAGCTGGACACCGGCGAGGTCGTCACCCTGGCGCTGCTCCTCACGCGCCTCTACGCGCCGCTGACGAGCCTCGCGAACGCACGCGTGGAGATCATGAGCGCAGTGGTCAGCTTCGAGCGCGTCTTCGAAGTGCTGGATCTCGAGCCGCTCATCCAGGAGAAGCCCGACGCCGCCGTCGTCCCCGCGGGGCCGGCTGCCGTGGAGTTCGACGACGTCCGCTTCGCCTACCCGTCGGCCGACAAGGTGTCCCTCGCCTCCCTCGAGGAGGTCGCGACGCTCGACACCCGCGGCGGCGAGGAGGTGCTGCACGGCGTGTCCTTCCGGATCGAGCCGGGGCAGACCGTCGCCCTCGTGGGTACGTCCGGTGCCGGCAAGTCGACGATCGCGCAGCTGCTCTCACGCCTGTACGACGTGGACAGCGGCTCCGTGCGCCTCGCGGGAACGGACGTCCGTGACGTCACGTTCGCGTCCATGCGGCACACACTCGGGATGGTCACGCAGGACGGCCACCTGTTCCACGAGACGATCCTCTCGAATCTGCGCCTCGCCCGGCCGGAGGCGACCGAGGACGAGGTCTGGGACGCCGTCCGGCGTGCGCGGCTCGAGCCGCTCATCCGTTCCCTGCCCGATCAGCTCGACACCATGGTCGGGGAACGCGGCTACCGGCTGTCGGGCGGCGAGCGCCAGCGCATGACCATCGCGCGGCTGCTGCTCGCCCAGCCGCGCGTCGTCATCCTCGATGAGGCGACGGCTGCGCTGGACTCGACGTCGGAGGCGGCCGTGCAGGCCGCGCTCAGCGAGGCGCTCGAGGGGCGGACGGCGATGGTGATCGCACACCGCCTCTCCACGATCCGCAGTGCCGACATGATCCTCGTCATCGAGGACGGCTCCATCGTGGAGCGCGGCACGCACGACGAACTGCTCGCCGCGGGAGGACGGTACGAGGAACTCCATCGCACCCAGTTCGCCGTGCAGAAGGCCGTCGCCGCCGACGAGGAAGCCCTGAGCGGAACCTAG
- a CDS encoding DUF7059 domain-containing protein, whose amino-acid sequence MKTALIDLLRSDLQTGGYTTDAVAERLGLEAEEALGREHTVPAARVLDDRRRHGRRDSLDVLVDLFLLARGVDRGDVDAAFPSLGPEGARELGLLTATHVSEVEVWTATLDVHPYAFSDDHGDGHWWILSDLGERALGGALPEDHVLGVGGASLTLAGITVPTRVGTVLDLGTGCGIQALHASRSADRVIATDISQRAVDLARANARLNGIDTIEVRLGNLFEPVAGERFDRIVTNPPFVITPRTDGVPLYDYRDGGMVGDALVEAVVRGCAEHLLPGGTAQMLGNWEYTRASDGLSRIGGWVDGLGLDAWVVEREHLDPAFYAETWIRDGGTRPGMAEFDALSGAWLDDFEDRGVTGVGFGFVTLHRPAADRDPVVRLERATGTLETAGLGSHIARCVATVDWAAGLSDDELASHALVVAPDVTVEHHLLPGHDEPTAILLRQGQGFRRAISAGTGLAALVGASDGTLGVGAILAAIAHLLEVDADALAAETIPDVRRLLADGILLPA is encoded by the coding sequence GTGAAAACCGCCCTCATCGACCTGTTGCGATCCGACCTCCAGACGGGCGGCTACACGACGGACGCCGTGGCCGAGCGACTCGGACTCGAGGCCGAGGAGGCGCTCGGACGCGAGCACACCGTGCCCGCCGCGCGTGTGCTCGACGATCGGAGGCGGCACGGGAGGCGCGACTCCCTCGACGTGCTCGTCGACCTCTTCCTCCTCGCCCGCGGGGTCGACCGGGGCGATGTGGATGCGGCGTTCCCGTCGCTCGGGCCGGAGGGCGCGCGCGAGCTCGGCCTGCTCACGGCCACCCACGTGTCCGAGGTCGAGGTGTGGACCGCCACTCTCGACGTGCACCCCTACGCCTTCTCCGACGACCACGGCGACGGACACTGGTGGATCCTCTCCGACCTCGGAGAGCGCGCGCTCGGCGGAGCGCTGCCCGAGGACCACGTGCTGGGCGTCGGAGGCGCGTCCCTCACGCTCGCCGGGATCACGGTCCCGACCCGGGTCGGGACGGTCCTCGACCTCGGGACGGGCTGCGGCATCCAGGCGCTCCACGCATCACGGTCCGCCGACCGTGTGATCGCGACGGACATCTCGCAGCGCGCCGTGGATCTCGCGCGCGCCAACGCGCGGCTCAACGGGATCGACACGATCGAGGTACGGCTCGGGAACCTCTTCGAACCCGTCGCCGGTGAGCGGTTCGACCGCATCGTCACGAACCCGCCGTTCGTCATCACACCGCGCACGGACGGCGTTCCGCTGTACGACTACCGGGACGGCGGAATGGTGGGCGATGCCCTCGTGGAGGCGGTCGTGCGCGGGTGCGCCGAGCACCTGCTGCCGGGCGGGACCGCTCAGATGCTCGGCAACTGGGAGTACACGCGCGCCTCCGACGGGCTCTCGCGCATCGGCGGCTGGGTCGACGGCCTCGGTCTCGACGCCTGGGTCGTAGAGCGCGAGCACCTCGACCCCGCGTTCTACGCCGAGACGTGGATCCGCGACGGCGGCACGCGCCCGGGGATGGCGGAGTTCGACGCGCTCTCGGGCGCGTGGCTCGACGACTTCGAGGACCGCGGCGTCACCGGGGTGGGCTTCGGCTTCGTGACCCTGCATCGGCCGGCAGCCGACCGCGACCCGGTCGTGCGCCTCGAACGGGCGACCGGGACCCTCGAGACCGCCGGCCTCGGTTCCCACATCGCCCGCTGCGTCGCGACCGTCGACTGGGCGGCCGGGCTGAGCGACGACGAGCTCGCATCGCACGCGCTCGTCGTCGCACCCGACGTGACGGTGGAGCATCATCTCCTTCCGGGCCACGACGAGCCCACCGCGATCCTGCTCCGACAGGGCCAGGGCTTCCGCCGCGCGATCTCCGCCGGCACGGGACTCGCTGCGCTGGTGGGGGCGAGCGACGGGACCCTCGGCGTGGGCGCGATCCTCGCCGCGATCGCTCACCTGCTCGAGGTCGACGCCGATGCGCTCGCCGCGGAGACGATCCCCGACGTGCGCCGCCTCCTCGCGGACGGCATCCTTCTCCCGGCCTGA
- a CDS encoding VanZ family protein: MISIVSAADGEGVRQLLVLASVASVLLAAVLAGGARTERTLATVLAVGGVVVIAGLTLSPVRGLPGDGCATRPDAPLDDVPNVALFFVPMLFAVVATRRPVVVLLAGPVLSAAIEWVQDVVPSLGRRCDVDDLLANSAGSVAAVLVGSVIVGVAHIGRRRRRLRQPLPETAAPERALHSVR, from the coding sequence ATGATCTCGATCGTGTCAGCCGCCGACGGCGAGGGCGTCCGCCAGCTGCTCGTCCTCGCGTCCGTCGCCTCCGTCCTCCTCGCGGCCGTCCTCGCCGGGGGCGCCCGGACGGAGAGGACTCTCGCGACCGTGCTCGCCGTCGGTGGCGTCGTCGTGATCGCCGGCCTGACCTTGAGCCCGGTGCGCGGTCTTCCGGGCGACGGCTGCGCCACACGACCGGACGCCCCTCTCGACGACGTCCCGAACGTCGCCCTCTTCTTCGTCCCGATGCTCTTCGCCGTCGTCGCGACGCGGCGCCCCGTGGTGGTCCTCCTCGCGGGGCCCGTCCTCTCGGCCGCGATCGAGTGGGTGCAGGACGTCGTGCCATCGCTCGGTCGTCGCTGCGACGTCGACGACCTCCTGGCGAACTCCGCCGGTTCGGTCGCTGCCGTCCTGGTGGGATCCGTCATCGTCGGCGTCGCCCACATCGGGCGACGTCGGCGCCGTCTGCGGCAGCCGCTGCCGGAGACGGCGGCACCCGAGCGAGCGCTGCACAGCGTGCGCTGA
- a CDS encoding DUF6049 family protein, giving the protein MNSRLLKSLLRSLPVTALVLALPLSAAPAFAVDVAGTTGGVVRSATGDEATAPTLSIQIDTESAAVDDDEPLRLTITVDNTTGADLASGRVRIAAGSSTIGSSATLHAHLDGTDPLPTPTDLVDVTVPSVAADTSYTSETITVPHDRLAMPADYGAVPITATFATAGTSIAAHDTYIAAAAEPTNTIELSIAMPITAPTGQNGLISADSLATYTAAGGVLSRQLDGAAGRDVALAVDPLIIASIRALGAAAPASALAWLDRLSSISNETFALQFADADGAVQAAAGADSLLEPLSFDFAIPEDYTAVVPTETATPDPTETPDPDGDDAGGDDADAIPTSEDLLEFDWSMDGMIWPAEGTVTAADLDVFAGSGVEETILSSGNVADATAHPAASRVGDRDALVSDDAVSSALRQAATAVTASDFADAVSTISAELAVSAREQGATGRAMLATLDRGWPPTASRLGEALDAVSDLPTVDPIALSDVRDEERIDVALADVEPDASRTGAVSLLMDREAQLTEFSSVLTTPALLTGRERVQILTLLSVDWADTNDEWSEALSAHSQQTTDLLGSVSILNSSDVLLVGNESAIPFGVRNDSPYDVQVVIDATPSNIRLDVGEPQTVEVSAESRQTVRVPVKAQLGNGDVGLTVTLSSVSGVRVGNPVTATVAVRADWEGIGAVIAVVLVVAMLVAGIVRTVLRRRTRLAERADAKGAAAAKGAVDAKGTAAAETDPATPASDTSDSGDTAPRPDTEERP; this is encoded by the coding sequence ATGAACTCACGCCTTCTGAAGAGCCTCTTGCGCTCCCTCCCCGTGACGGCTCTCGTCCTGGCGTTGCCCCTCTCCGCCGCACCGGCGTTCGCGGTCGATGTCGCGGGTACGACAGGGGGCGTTGTTCGTTCGGCGACGGGCGACGAGGCGACGGCGCCGACGCTCTCTATCCAGATCGACACGGAGTCCGCGGCGGTCGACGACGACGAGCCGCTCCGCCTGACGATCACGGTGGACAATACGACAGGAGCCGACCTCGCCTCCGGCCGGGTGCGGATCGCAGCCGGATCGTCCACGATCGGTTCGAGTGCGACGCTCCACGCCCACCTCGACGGGACCGACCCGCTGCCGACGCCGACCGATCTCGTCGACGTCACGGTCCCTTCGGTCGCGGCCGACACGAGCTACACCTCCGAGACCATCACCGTGCCGCACGACCGGCTCGCCATGCCGGCCGACTACGGCGCCGTCCCGATCACGGCGACATTCGCGACCGCCGGAACGTCGATCGCCGCCCACGACACGTACATCGCGGCTGCGGCGGAACCGACGAACACGATCGAACTGTCGATCGCGATGCCGATCACAGCGCCCACGGGACAGAACGGACTGATCAGCGCCGACTCCCTCGCCACCTATACGGCCGCCGGCGGGGTCCTCTCGCGTCAGCTCGACGGCGCGGCCGGACGGGACGTCGCTCTCGCGGTCGACCCTCTGATCATCGCCTCGATCCGCGCCCTCGGCGCCGCGGCCCCGGCGAGCGCCCTCGCGTGGCTCGACCGGCTCTCATCGATCTCGAACGAGACGTTCGCCCTGCAGTTCGCCGACGCCGACGGTGCCGTCCAGGCGGCAGCGGGCGCCGATTCCCTCCTCGAGCCGCTCTCCTTCGACTTCGCGATCCCCGAGGACTACACAGCCGTCGTCCCGACCGAGACGGCGACCCCCGATCCGACCGAGACGCCCGACCCCGACGGAGACGACGCCGGCGGCGATGACGCCGACGCGATTCCCACGAGCGAGGACCTCCTCGAGTTCGACTGGTCCATGGACGGCATGATCTGGCCGGCCGAGGGCACGGTCACCGCTGCGGACCTCGACGTCTTCGCGGGCAGTGGAGTCGAGGAGACCATCCTCAGTTCGGGCAACGTCGCCGATGCCACGGCCCACCCCGCCGCATCGCGGGTGGGCGACCGCGACGCGCTCGTCTCGGACGACGCCGTGTCCTCGGCCCTCCGGCAGGCCGCCACCGCCGTGACCGCGAGCGACTTCGCCGATGCTGTGTCGACGATCTCGGCGGAACTGGCCGTGAGCGCGCGCGAGCAGGGAGCCACCGGTCGCGCGATGCTCGCGACGCTCGACCGCGGCTGGCCGCCGACGGCCTCGCGACTCGGCGAAGCGCTCGACGCCGTCTCCGACCTCCCCACGGTGGACCCCATCGCCCTCTCCGACGTCCGCGACGAGGAGCGCATCGACGTCGCTCTCGCTGATGTCGAGCCCGACGCGTCTCGCACCGGCGCCGTCTCGCTCCTGATGGACCGCGAGGCCCAGCTGACGGAGTTCTCGTCCGTCCTCACCACACCGGCCCTCCTCACGGGGAGGGAACGCGTGCAGATCCTCACGCTGCTCTCCGTCGACTGGGCGGACACGAACGACGAGTGGTCGGAGGCCCTCTCCGCCCACAGCCAGCAGACGACCGACCTCCTCGGCTCCGTCTCCATCCTCAATTCGAGCGACGTGCTCCTCGTCGGCAACGAGAGCGCCATCCCCTTCGGCGTCCGGAACGACTCCCCGTACGACGTGCAGGTCGTGATCGACGCGACCCCGTCGAACATCCGTCTCGACGTGGGCGAGCCGCAGACGGTGGAGGTCTCGGCGGAATCGCGCCAGACGGTGCGCGTGCCGGTGAAGGCGCAGCTCGGAAACGGCGACGTCGGTCTCACCGTCACCCTGTCGTCCGTCTCCGGCGTCCGCGTGGGGAACCCCGTCACCGCCACGGTCGCGGTCCGCGCCGATTGGGAGGGCATCGGAGCCGTCATCGCCGTGGTCCTCGTGGTCGCCATGCTCGTCGCGGGTATCGTCCGCACCGTCCTCCGCCGTCGCACGCGACTCGCGGAACGGGCCGACGCGAAGGGAGCGGCCGCCGCGAAGGGAGCAGTCGACGCGAAGGGAACAGCCGCCGCCGAGACGGACCCCGCGACCCCCGCATCCGACACGAGCGACTCGGGAGACACCGCTCCCCGCCCCGACACGGAGGAACGCCCGTGA
- the murJ gene encoding murein biosynthesis integral membrane protein MurJ — translation MTTGNGPSIGRASAFLASGTMVSRLLGFVMAILLAQTVGAVGFSGDAFALANRLPNNLYALIAGGVVSAILVPSIVKAIVSEDRGRAYVNKLLTLGMVILFAATVVAVLAAPLLVRLYGQTMPQSQFDLAVTFAYWCLPQVFFYGLYALLGEVLNAHKLFGPFTWAPVFNNIVAISGLLVFGALFGADPTGERGVTTWSTPMVAVLAGSATLGIAVQAVVLFFFWKKVGLRFRPDFGWRGIGLAQTGKMAGWTLAMIGATLVAGIVQTNVTMLASGGNAATAALQYAWLIFMLPHSVIAVSVATAYFTRLAEHAHAGRTTELKADVASATRQISLLIVLAAAVIAACAMPFASLFTGTFDDAGALAGPLVAYIVGLVPFTILFVLQRTFYALSDTRTPFFFTVAQVVVFSGLALACGFLLPDGLIGIGVAASISIAGTVQMLLAFILLRRKIGGLDAAPVVQAIVGFAVAAIPALGAGLGAAVFLGAFTDGGFATTTVIGALVSMVVIGTVSAAVYFSVLIVMRSPDLQSAVAPIARRFRRR, via the coding sequence GTGACCACCGGAAACGGACCGTCCATCGGACGCGCGAGCGCGTTCCTCGCCTCCGGCACCATGGTGTCGCGCCTTCTCGGCTTCGTGATGGCGATCCTGCTCGCGCAGACCGTGGGTGCGGTCGGGTTCAGCGGTGACGCGTTCGCCCTCGCCAACCGGCTGCCGAACAACCTGTACGCCCTCATCGCCGGCGGCGTGGTGAGCGCGATCCTCGTGCCGAGCATCGTGAAGGCGATCGTGAGCGAGGATCGCGGCCGCGCCTACGTCAACAAGCTGCTCACGCTCGGCATGGTCATCCTCTTCGCAGCCACGGTCGTCGCGGTGCTCGCGGCTCCGCTGCTCGTCCGGCTGTACGGCCAGACGATGCCCCAGTCGCAGTTCGACCTCGCCGTGACCTTCGCGTACTGGTGCCTTCCGCAGGTGTTCTTCTACGGCCTGTACGCGCTGCTCGGCGAGGTCCTCAACGCCCACAAGCTCTTCGGCCCGTTCACCTGGGCGCCCGTGTTCAACAACATCGTCGCGATCTCCGGTCTCCTCGTCTTCGGTGCCCTCTTCGGCGCCGACCCCACGGGCGAGCGCGGCGTGACCACATGGAGTACCCCCATGGTCGCCGTGCTCGCGGGATCCGCGACCCTCGGCATCGCCGTGCAGGCGGTCGTGCTGTTCTTCTTCTGGAAGAAGGTGGGACTGCGTTTCCGCCCCGACTTCGGCTGGCGCGGGATCGGTCTCGCCCAGACGGGGAAGATGGCCGGCTGGACGCTCGCCATGATCGGTGCCACGCTCGTCGCCGGCATCGTCCAGACCAACGTGACGATGCTCGCGTCCGGCGGCAACGCCGCCACGGCGGCCCTGCAGTACGCATGGCTCATCTTCATGCTCCCGCACAGCGTGATCGCCGTGTCCGTGGCCACCGCGTACTTCACACGCCTGGCCGAGCACGCCCACGCCGGTCGCACCACGGAGCTGAAGGCCGACGTCGCATCGGCGACGCGGCAGATCAGCCTCCTGATCGTTCTCGCCGCCGCCGTGATCGCCGCCTGCGCGATGCCGTTCGCGAGCCTCTTCACCGGCACGTTCGACGACGCCGGCGCGTTGGCAGGTCCGCTCGTCGCCTACATCGTGGGTCTCGTACCCTTCACGATCCTCTTCGTCCTGCAGCGCACGTTCTACGCCCTCAGCGACACCCGCACGCCCTTCTTCTTCACCGTCGCGCAGGTCGTCGTGTTCTCGGGGCTCGCGCTCGCGTGCGGCTTCCTCCTCCCCGATGGGCTCATCGGTATCGGTGTCGCCGCGTCGATCTCGATCGCGGGCACCGTGCAGATGCTCCTCGCGTTCATCCTCCTGCGGCGCAAGATCGGCGGTCTCGATGCTGCGCCCGTCGTCCAGGCGATCGTCGGCTTCGCCGTCGCGGCCATCCCGGCACTCGGGGCGGGACTCGGCGCGGCGGTGTTCCTCGGGGCCTTCACCGACGGCGGCTTCGCCACCACGACCGTGATCGGCGCCCTCGTCTCGATGGTCGTCATCGGCACGGTCTCGGCCGCCGTCTACTTCTCGGTCCTCATCGTCATGCGCTCACCCGACCTGCAGTCAGCCGTCGCCCCGATCGCCCGCCGCTTCCGCCGCCGCTGA
- the trxB gene encoding thioredoxin-disulfide reductase gives MRNVIIIGSGPAGYTAAIYAARAGLEPVLLASSVEAGGELMNTTEIENFPGFPDGIMGPDLMAKFQEQAERFGTEVILDDVTELDLTGETKTIKTGYSGDFEGRTVIFATGSAYRKLGLGDEDRLSGRGVSWCATCDGFFFKGKEIAVVGGGDSAMEEATFLTRFASKVYVIHRRDSLKASKIMQDRAFANEKIEFVWNSEVAGIVGENAVEGVVLRDTVDGSERQLDIGGLFVAIGNDPRTHLIHGQLDLTDEGTIAVEGRSSRTNLPGVFAAGDVIDPHYRQAITAAGSGTVAALDAEHYLSALDDAEKLDEEGESAEAEALIASA, from the coding sequence GTGCGCAACGTCATCATCATCGGTTCCGGCCCAGCGGGCTATACCGCTGCCATCTACGCGGCACGCGCCGGGCTCGAGCCCGTCCTGCTCGCGAGCTCGGTCGAGGCGGGCGGCGAGCTCATGAACACCACGGAGATCGAGAACTTCCCCGGCTTCCCCGACGGCATCATGGGCCCGGATCTCATGGCCAAGTTCCAGGAGCAGGCCGAGCGCTTCGGTACCGAGGTCATCCTCGACGACGTCACGGAGCTCGACCTCACGGGCGAGACCAAAACCATCAAGACCGGTTACTCGGGCGATTTCGAGGGTCGCACGGTCATCTTCGCCACCGGGTCCGCCTACCGGAAGCTCGGCCTCGGTGACGAGGACCGGCTCTCCGGTCGCGGCGTCTCGTGGTGCGCCACGTGTGACGGCTTCTTCTTCAAGGGCAAGGAGATCGCTGTCGTCGGTGGCGGCGACTCCGCGATGGAGGAGGCCACCTTCCTCACGCGTTTCGCCTCGAAGGTCTACGTGATCCACCGCCGCGACTCGCTCAAGGCGTCCAAGATCATGCAGGATCGCGCGTTCGCGAACGAGAAGATCGAGTTCGTGTGGAACTCCGAGGTCGCCGGCATCGTCGGCGAGAACGCGGTCGAGGGCGTCGTGCTCCGCGACACGGTCGACGGTTCCGAGCGCCAGCTCGACATCGGCGGGCTGTTCGTCGCGATCGGCAACGACCCGCGCACCCACCTCATCCACGGCCAGCTCGATCTCACGGACGAGGGCACGATCGCCGTCGAGGGCCGTTCCTCGCGCACCAACCTGCCGGGTGTCTTCGCCGCCGGCGACGTGATCGACCCCCACTACCGCCAGGCCATCACGGCCGCCGGTTCGGGAACGGTCGCGGCGCTCGACGCCGAGCACTACCTGTCGGCCCTCGACGACGCCGAGAAACTCGACGAGGAGGGCGAATCA